GCGTCAGAGGacgtttgaatttttttttttttttttttttttttttttttgccccagGCGCATGGGAAGCACGTGTGATTGGGCGCACATCGCCGACAAGAATCTAGAGCCAGGGCCCGCTTGCGCAAGCGCACTCAGCGCACCAATAGGGAGGCCACATGGCCAGTCCTGAgccattggatttccaacggctagttttatGGAcaattggatttccaacggtaaaaaaaattgaatttgaattttgatttggaccgtccgatcacagatcaacggtccacgtttttcccccaaaaatttaaaaaataaaggcACAACAGTCGTTGGCCACATGTCAACTTATAGGctattggatttgaatatttttcaaatccaacggtataaattaattaactaaattaaaatttataaaaaaaattaattaaaaattgttaaaaaatacaaaaaaaatttaattttttttctataaatgtctaaccctcatcttccaccttacaccatatttcaatattttctacactttctacatTTCAacattttctacactttgagagaaaaaaatgactacatggaagctcattgaagatcttactttgtgtgaatgttgggttcacactactcatgaccTGATTACAGGTAATGggatggataagcgagaaatgtggagtaaaattacgaaagcgttTTGCAATGTACATGGAAAAGATGCCAGAAGTaatcaaggtcttcaaggtcgttggaaaaaactcaacgcatcaTTTACTTAATGTGACTAGTTTAGCGGATCaagtgacaatatttttatttatttatatgcattccacccgcatcaatattttaatttatttatttgtgttacacccgcatTTTATAATATTGTCTTATCCCACATTTATAGATACTACAAGCACTCAAAAAATCtaattctacactccaaactttctatattaggaaagaaaaatacacttgtgaggattgtagaatgagattttgggAGTACCAATAACATTTCCCTACTTTTAATACTTAATTTTATATTGAGATAACactttttaaatatttcaaagtGGGACAAAAGTTAATACATGTAAAAGATGaaatcattagtttttcttttttctctaaaGTGTAAGTAATAGAAATACCCTTTATGGTGGTAAAGTCGTTTCACAATTCCATCACTTCATTTGTTactcctttctttctctttctctcttcaagAAATATTAGACCGAATGTGAAGTTGGAGCTGAGCTTGAAAGATTGAGAATCGGCAAGAAGCCCTTCATATCCAATTCAATTTCGTTCCGATTTCTCTCTTTATTCATTGATTTGATGTCTGGACCGTGTTGCACGTGCAAATTCTTAATTTTTGTACTTTATATTCTTCCTCACTTTCTAGGCAGCTAAATAGTGCAcatacaaaaaccaaaaaggaaaaaggcACATATGTATGAGCAATCAAGAAGGGTTGAActaattttgcaaaaatggtcgaagacaGATTAAACTAATTCTACAAAAATAGTTGAAGACGGGTTGAATTGGTTCAGCCAAAATAGTCAAGGACGGGTtgaactaattaagaaaaaatgGTAGAAGACGGATTAaattgattatgcaaaaatggttgagGACTGGTTGAACCAATTTTGCAAAAAAGGTTAAGGAAGAgttgaattgattctgcaaaaTTAATCGATGACTAATTGAATCGATTATGCAAAAATAGTCGATGAGGGGTTGAACTGATGCTGCAAAAATTGTCGATGacaggttgaactgattctgcaaaaatatcatacgatagattttgttagattaaatgttagatGACAGATTGAACCAATTCTGCATAAATAGTTGAATTGATTCTAGTAATAAAGGATACAAACTGATTCTACATATAGTTTCAaaactgattatgcaaaaatcGAGGATGAGTTGAGCTTATGGCACATAtaaattttgttggagttgTAAGGGTTAAGTTATATTAACAGCCTAAAACTTTAGGGGTATGTCAAGTATTTTAAAACattatttccatgtttttgggctaggtttttgttgtttttatatttttgtctcTCATTGACATGTTTCAAAACTAGTAGAGTTCCTTGAAATATAGTAAAAGTTTTTGTCTCGATATATAAActcccttatttatttctttgattttactTTCAATTTATTCTTTCGTAACCTAGGTTAGtttctttgatttattttcGTATTTATTATTGCCAACTAATGTCCTCAACCCCTGACATTTGGTGGAAATAGTTAATATATAGAGAGAAGAACCAACCACTACTcaacatatataaattttgaaaatattattagaatatcttctttctcttctcagCCAATCAAATTGCAGAAGTTTAGACAACTATCAAAGAGGGACATGAGGTGCAAACACTTTAAACTCCAAAAGAAGTCTTCGTATAGGCTTCAAGCTAGGTGTAGTCTTTAATGTACAAGGACGAAACACTACCAAACCAAAATAAGTTAAAGGGTTAGCCATGTTTTAAATACatttatttattgaaaaaattgcaCATAGAGTATACTTTTGATACCTCATTTTATATTGAGATAACACCTTTTAAACATTTCAAGGTGGGGTAAAAGTTAATACATGTAAAAGATGAcatcattagtttttttttctctagagTGTAAGTTACAAAAATATCCTTCACAGTGGTAAAGTCTTTTCACAATTCCATCACTTTATTTGTTacatctttctctccctttctctcttcaAGAAATATTAGGCCGAAGGTGAAGTTGTTACATAGCTTGAAAGATTGGAAATCAGCGAGAAAGCTCTCAGATCCAGTTCAATTTTGttctgatttcttcttttttttcattgatTCGACGTTTGGGTCGTGTTGTGGGCGCAAATTCTAAAATTTTTGTACTTTACTTTCTTCCTCACTTTATTGGTAGCCAACAGAGCATATACAAAAAACTATAAAGAAAAAAGGCACATATGTACGAGTAATCAAAAAGCCCTTAAAGGAGCCAGCAAAAGGGGCAAACACCAAACTGAAGCATGGCAAACTTCTCGACCAAGTCCTTGACCTTGAAGTAGCATACGTCAGTGCAGTTGAACTAATTCTGTAAAAATAGTCGATGACGGGTTGaattgattctacaaaaatgtcGAGGATGAGCTAAATtaattctgcaaaaatagtTGATGACTGATTGAACCGATTATAGAAAAATGATCGAGGACGGGTTGAATTGATGTTTCAAAAATGATTGAGGACGAGTTGAATTGATGTTGCAAAAATGATCAATGAGGGGTTGAATTGATTCTAAAAAAACAGTCAATGACTGATTGAAtcgattctgcaaaaatggtcgaggatTGACTCTAGTAATAAAGGATACAAACAAATTCTACATATAGTTTCAAAATTTCAGCAGAAATAGTCGAGGATGTGTTGAGTTTATGGGACATATTAATTTTGTTAGAGTAGTGAGGGTTGGGTTATATTACAGCCCTAAAGCATTAGGGGTATGGCTGGTATTTTAAAACATTCTTACCATGTTTTTGGGCTAAGctttagttgtttttatgtttttgtctctCCTTGACATGTTTAAAAACGAGTGGAGTTCCTTGAAATATTGCAAAATGTTTCGTCTCGATATATAAAGCTCTCTTATTAATTTCTtcgattttattttcaatttattcTTTCATAACCCAATTATGTCCTCCTCATGTTGTGAACAAAGCTATGGGGAAGCAACTAATGTCCTCAACTCCTCAAATTTTGTGGAAATAGTTAATATATAGAGAGAAGTACCAACCATTACTCAACATATGTAAATTTTGATAAGATTATTATAACATCTTTTTTCTCTTCTCAACCAATCAAATAGCAAAAATTTAGGCAATTATAAAAGAGGGATGTGAGGCAATGCAAACACTTTAAACTCCAAAAGAAGTCCCGGTATAGGCTTGAAGCTAGGTGCAGTCTTTAATGTACAAGGACAGAACACCACCAAATCAAAATAAGTGAAACGGTTAGCCATGTTTTAAATGCATTTATTTATTGGACAAATTACACAAAGAGTATACTCTTAATACTTAACTTTATACTAAGATAacactttttaaacatttcaatgtGGGACAAAAGTTAATACGTGTAAAAGATGAcatcattagtttttttttttttttctctagagTGTAAGTTACAAAAATACCATGTATAGTGGTAAAGGCTTTTGACATTCCATCACTTCATTTGTTActcttttctctccctttctctcttcaACAAATATTAAGCCAAAGGTGAAGTTACGGAGTTTGAAAGATTGGCAATCGGGGAGAAGCCTCTCATATCCAATTCAATTTCATTccaatttatctttttttttcattgattcGACGTCTGGGTCGTGTTGCAGGTGCAAATTcttaaatttttgtattttacttTCTTCCTCACTTTCTCGGCAGCCAAATAGAGCACATATAAAAAACTATTAAGGAAAAAGGCACATATGTATGAGCAATCAAGAAGCCCTTAAAGGAACCAACAAAAGGTGCAAACACCAAATTGAAGCATGGCGAACTTCTCGGCCGAGTCCTTGACCTTGAAGAAGTAGACATTGGCGCAGTTAAACTAATTCTCCACCAAAGGTCAATGACGAGTTGAACTGATTCAGCAAAAATGGTAGATGACTAATTGAACCGAtgctgcaaaaatggtcgagaacgggttgaactgattctacagAAATGGTTGATGACTGATTTAAccaattctgcaaaaatggtcgatgacgggttgaactgattctagtAATAAAGGATACAAATTGATTCTACATATAGTTTGAAAgttgattttgcaaaaatagtCAAGGATGAGTTGTGCTTAtgacatatattaattttgttagAGTTGTGAGGGCTGAGTTATATTAACAGCCCTAAAGCCTCAGGGGTATGGCTTGTATTTTAAAACATTATTTCCTTGTTTTTGGACTCGGCTTtagttatttttatgtttttgtctctACTTGACATATTTAAAAACTAGTGGAGTTccttgaaaataataaaaaaaattgcctctatatataaagctccCTAATGATAACGGCACATCATTTATTTGACAATGGAGAGATAATTAGCAAAAGGGAATTAGATAATTGGAGTATTCGTGTCTAAATTTTAGTCGAACTAAAGTTTTCATACCCATACTAAAAATCGGTGAGTAATGATCCCCAAACTTGTCACTATGTAGAACAATTTTATTTTGGATTATTCCATTAGAAATTTTGTCCATTATTTGCTTCCCTAAGCTCTTTATTTTGGATGGAAGTTATAATGGTGTTATTCATAAGGATTATTGCTCCATCTTATAACAAGTTTAACAACTAATATTCACggtattttttttcatgaacCAAAACTCTAGTTAGATCAAAATTCATAGACTAATGCTCAAATTTTCTTTAAAGAaacatataattttattttgctcCTATGCATCTTTTTAATTTCTGGTCATCCTTacataaaaacaactaaaagatataaggttttttatttttgtcaaacgataactttattcaattaattcgaaTATCAAGCATCACATCCTTAGCAAGAGCattgaaataaaaatttagaTGGGTAATTAgcttaaaataaaaagaagaaagaattcaCAGCGGAAAATTGAGTGTAAATGAGGAAAACTATTTGTTCAATATGATGGCCAGACCAATGCCTTTATAGCACGTCCAACGGGATCCAATCCCCTTGGGGATAGGCGATCCAATCTACTACCCCACCCCCAAAACCCTCTAGCCCAATTTAGGGCATTGGGCTCCAGGTGAGCTCGATGACTCAGTCAGGCAATAATCCACTAGCCCAATATCTGGCCTATGTGACGCAAGACTGACATCAGCCACAatctaattattaaaaaattgtaaaaattataatttttttctataaataagcAAGAACCACTTTAtactacatttcaatattttcaactaattttttattattattagaaattaaaataaagttatcttttattattttataaaaaataatattttaatatcaaTGACCTACTTTTCAGTTTAAAGGTGAAGATATTGGGCAATTACCTAAGGCCCGGGAGGCTAACAACTTTATACGAGCCGCCCTATTGCCATTTCTAGGGCCCTCAATTGGTTGGCAAGCTCTCGGACATCAAAGATTAAGCTCTCAATGGCAGCATCATGtaattctataaataaataaaataaaataaattcagAGCGAAAAATTGAGGGTAAATGAGGAAAAGTACTTTTTATATATGATGGCCAGGCCAACGCCGCCTCTGCCTCTTCAATAAATTCTTAATCCAACTCCTTGCTTTGCTTAAGCCCCGtcgaaatctctctctctctctctctctctgttttctcTCTAGATACTCCGCAAACATGTCTGGGGAAGAGGAAGAAAACGCCGCCGAGCTTAAAATCGGAGACGGTAGCTTTCTCCCGCTCTCTcttgttctctctctctatgtatatatatctatatatgtatgtatgtattgcGTTAGATTAGATTAATTAGAGAAATGGTGGGATTTGGTTTTGTGGTGGGCAGAGTTTTTGAAGGCAAAGTGCTTAATGAACTGCGAAGTTTCTTTGATTCTGGAACACAAGTTCGAGCAGCTTCAACAGATGTCTGATGATCCCAGGAACCAAATTTCTCAGTCAGTTTCCCTTTCACTCCCTTTAATCTTTAATCCTTAATCTTCAATCTAGCATAATATTAGGATTCCGATCAGAATGTTGTCTGTTTTGCTTaatttgttgtttctttttgcCTTACCTTCTCAGAGTATTTGAGAAGTCACTGCAGTATGTGAAGCGCTTCAGCCGTTACAAAAATCCCGACGCTGTTAAACAAGTTCGAGAGTATCCTTCAAATTGTAAAAGATGGaaattttatcttctttgttGTTCGTTCATGGTTATGCTGCTACAAGTCTACCACATTTATACATGTGCACCCGTAGAATCTCATCCTATCTTGGACATTGCACTTATGTCCTTTCATTCGTTCCTGGGAGTCGGTGATAGAGACTCGAGTTTGCATAATTTTCTAATCAACCCTATAAATCCAAATTAGCCGGATGGCTGCAAGGTTTCCTGCCTTAGGTTCTTGTTAAGATGCAGATTAAGTGTTGGTTATCTGGTTATTGTGCGTCTCGTGTTAAAGAAAGTAAAACCATAGCAGTTTGGAGTTCAA
Above is a window of Malus sylvestris chromosome 15, drMalSylv7.2, whole genome shotgun sequence DNA encoding:
- the LOC126604488 gene encoding DNA-directed RNA polymerase II subunit 4 produces the protein MSGEEEENAAELKIGDEFLKAKCLMNCEVSLILEHKFEQLQQMSDDPRNQISQVFEKSLQYVKRFSRYKNPDAVKQVREILSRYQLTEFELCVLGNLCPETVEEAIAMVPSIKAKGRVHDDDAIDKMLNDLALIKKFE